Proteins encoded within one genomic window of Thermogemmata fonticola:
- a CDS encoding Flp family type IVb pilin: protein MLGRIVQRAYAFLHSEDGPTAVEYAVMLALILMAVFAAVTQIGGYTSDMYNDLSLQGVKVKVP from the coding sequence ATGCTCGGCCGGATTGTCCAAAGAGCGTACGCCTTCTTGCACAGCGAGGATGGTCCCACCGCCGTGGAGTACGCCGTTATGCTTGCTTTGATCCTGATGGCGGTCTTCGCCGCTGTCACCCAAATCGGCGGTTACACCAGTGACATGTACAACGACCTGTCCCTCCAAGGAGTCAAGGTCAAGGTGCCTTAG
- a CDS encoding phosphotransferase enzyme family protein — translation MINPPLHHQEHIIHGYNVKTIPDPVRQSLTAPMAGWRWELCRGGLSGAVIWQGLDPTGHIRVALKCWPAEMTPQRLAQIHKWMQQAHHLPFVPRIHTWVHGGTIWTHEGVCWDLTRWQPGQPRDKPTLKEVELACQAVGLLHTAWPVQRYGPCPAIQSRMDWLSRWLRSPRLSEALLRRYPRWESILRDAERILREHAEPVLKRLVYWTKLEGPLQVCVRDLRAEHVLFTDVEGTLMVSGIVDFGAAQVDHPIVDLARLLGDYAASAPAQSDEFFAAGVQAYETTGRYLGQWRDCVSLLSQAGALAAGIRWLDRLERDMAIPASTEVVFQRIHELFRLWL, via the coding sequence ATGATCAATCCACCATTACACCATCAGGAACACATAATCCACGGGTATAACGTGAAAACCATTCCTGACCCCGTGCGACAATCGTTGACCGCACCAATGGCAGGGTGGAGATGGGAATTATGCCGCGGGGGTCTAAGCGGTGCCGTTATCTGGCAAGGTTTAGACCCAACGGGACATATTCGTGTTGCCTTGAAATGTTGGCCCGCAGAGATGACACCCCAACGCCTTGCACAAATCCACAAGTGGATGCAGCAGGCGCATCACCTTCCTTTCGTCCCCCGCATCCATACTTGGGTGCATGGCGGAACCATATGGACACATGAGGGTGTTTGCTGGGACCTCACCCGTTGGCAACCGGGACAACCTCGCGACAAGCCCACGTTGAAGGAAGTGGAATTGGCTTGTCAAGCCGTCGGCCTCTTGCACACCGCTTGGCCTGTGCAACGGTATGGCCCATGTCCTGCTATTCAGTCACGCATGGATTGGTTGAGCCGGTGGCTCAGATCGCCTCGCCTGAGCGAGGCATTGCTTCGCCGCTACCCTCGGTGGGAATCCATTCTCCGCGACGCCGAACGGATCCTGCGTGAACATGCAGAACCCGTGTTGAAGCGGTTGGTATACTGGACAAAATTAGAAGGGCCATTGCAAGTGTGCGTGCGTGACCTGCGAGCGGAACATGTGCTTTTCACCGATGTCGAGGGAACACTGATGGTCAGCGGAATCGTGGACTTCGGGGCCGCCCAGGTGGATCATCCCATCGTCGATCTCGCCCGTCTGCTTGGAGATTATGCTGCCTCTGCTCCAGCTCAATCCGATGAGTTTTTCGCGGCAGGAGTGCAAGCCTATGAAACCACAGGACGATACCTGGGACAGTGGCGGGATTGCGTGTCGCTTTTGAGTCAAGCTGGAGCACTCGCTGCTGGGATCCGTTGGTTAGACCGACTGGAACGCGATATGGCGATTCCGGCTTCTACCGAGGTTGTCTTCCAGCGCATACACGAATTGTTTCGTCTCTGGTTGTGA
- a CDS encoding sugar phosphate isomerase/epimerase family protein, translated as MKLGLINSAWVQAGKGTAWGIRQTKAIGFDSIDIFADPLEIDAKERRLIRKECNQAGLPVISVACVAVGLIDFNPSVQRFHWQRCKAYLDFCYELEARNLLLVLGEYIWEQQVIPPAEQWRTAVRHLQSLGDYAADLGLQIALELEPFRLSLLNNVPNMVRFLDEVNHPAVRANIDISHLQLSGTKPEELRALKGKAIHVHISDCDGKVHGDLPPGRGVVPFEPYLREIAALGLEDGAMSIELEYSPEPDKIVEWVEEAYVATDRLMRQVGIPRG; from the coding sequence ATGAAATTGGGGCTGATCAATTCCGCATGGGTGCAAGCGGGTAAAGGAACGGCCTGGGGCATTCGCCAGACCAAGGCCATTGGGTTCGACAGCATCGACATATTTGCTGATCCGTTGGAGATTGATGCGAAAGAACGGCGGCTGATCCGCAAGGAGTGTAATCAAGCGGGTTTACCTGTCATCAGTGTGGCTTGCGTGGCAGTCGGTTTGATCGACTTCAATCCCAGTGTCCAGCGTTTCCATTGGCAACGCTGCAAGGCGTATCTGGATTTCTGTTACGAACTGGAAGCCCGCAATTTGCTTCTGGTGCTAGGAGAGTATATCTGGGAGCAGCAGGTTATCCCGCCGGCTGAACAATGGCGTACTGCGGTGCGTCACCTGCAATCCTTGGGCGATTACGCGGCGGACCTGGGATTGCAAATCGCCTTGGAATTGGAACCTTTCCGCTTGTCTTTGCTCAACAACGTACCGAACATGGTCCGCTTTTTGGATGAGGTGAACCATCCGGCGGTACGAGCCAACATTGACATCAGCCATTTGCAGCTTTCTGGAACGAAGCCCGAAGAACTGCGCGCGCTCAAGGGGAAGGCGATCCACGTGCACATCTCGGACTGCGACGGGAAGGTTCACGGGGACCTGCCACCTGGACGAGGTGTGGTTCCTTTCGAGCCATATTTGCGTGAGATTGCTGCTCTGGGGCTTGAGGATGGAGCCATGAGCATCGAGTTGGAATACTCTCCGGAACCGGACAAAATTGTGGAGTGGGTCGAAGAAGCCTATGTGGCCACCGACCGACTCATGCGTCAGGTCGGCATCCCGCGAGGTTGA
- a CDS encoding NAD(P)-dependent oxidoreductase: MNVNVAQPGKTRIGWIGTGVMGRWMCQHVMNKGYKAVVYNRSVEKAQPLLDQGAQLAASPKEVAEQSDMVFAIVGYPKDVREVFLGPQGVLAGSRAGMVVVDMTTSEPSLAVEIYEAAKARGVAALDAPVSGGDLGARNATLSIMIGGDAEAVAAVRPVLEAMGKTIVHQGPAGAGQHTKMVNQILISSTMIALCEGLLYAYKAGLNLETVLQSVSVGAAGSRSLDLYGPRLLKRDFEPGFYVEHFIKDMGIALAEAERMNLCLPGLALAKQLYEAVRAHGYGRKGTQALLLALEKINNVQRS, encoded by the coding sequence ATGAACGTGAATGTAGCCCAACCTGGAAAGACTCGCATCGGCTGGATTGGCACGGGTGTGATGGGCCGGTGGATGTGCCAGCATGTGATGAACAAGGGTTATAAGGCCGTGGTGTATAACCGCAGTGTGGAAAAGGCCCAACCCTTATTGGACCAGGGAGCACAATTGGCCGCTTCGCCGAAAGAGGTGGCGGAGCAAAGTGATATGGTCTTCGCCATCGTCGGCTATCCGAAGGATGTTCGGGAAGTGTTCTTGGGTCCGCAAGGAGTGCTGGCGGGCAGCCGAGCGGGGATGGTCGTGGTGGATATGACGACCAGCGAACCCAGTCTGGCGGTCGAAATCTATGAGGCAGCTAAAGCCCGCGGAGTTGCCGCCTTGGATGCGCCGGTTTCCGGCGGAGACCTCGGAGCCAGAAACGCTACGTTGTCGATTATGATCGGCGGTGATGCCGAGGCGGTGGCAGCTGTTCGCCCTGTTTTGGAAGCTATGGGGAAGACCATCGTCCACCAGGGGCCTGCTGGCGCCGGGCAGCATACCAAAATGGTCAATCAGATTCTCATCTCCTCCACCATGATTGCGCTGTGTGAAGGGTTGCTCTACGCCTACAAAGCCGGCTTGAATTTGGAAACTGTGTTGCAAAGCGTGAGTGTGGGAGCGGCAGGGAGTCGTTCCTTGGACCTATATGGGCCGCGCCTGCTCAAGCGAGATTTCGAGCCGGGCTTCTATGTCGAGCATTTCATCAAAGATATGGGTATCGCCTTAGCTGAGGCGGAACGGATGAACCTCTGCCTTCCTGGGCTAGCCCTAGCCAAGCAGTTGTACGAAGCTGTCCGTGCTCACGGTTATGGCCGCAAAGGAACCCAAGCACTCCTGCTAGCTTTGGAGAAAATCAACAACGTCCAACGGAGTTGA
- a CDS encoding VOC family protein produces MVALQRQRLIPHLVVADVARAVEFYKRALGAEEDTRSALENGGEPACVALRIGPAMFHVCDVFPEGGCGPEWEKHSHVSVTLHLEVEDCDHVLARAVAAGAEVIFPPRDMSWGDRYARIRDPFGHEWSFAHSGTQQQRFAA; encoded by the coding sequence ATGGTGGCGTTACAACGGCAGCGGTTGATCCCGCATCTGGTCGTAGCGGATGTGGCACGAGCCGTGGAGTTCTACAAGCGTGCCTTGGGGGCTGAAGAAGACACTCGATCTGCCCTGGAGAATGGAGGCGAGCCGGCATGTGTGGCATTGCGGATTGGCCCGGCTATGTTTCATGTATGTGATGTTTTTCCGGAAGGGGGTTGCGGACCGGAATGGGAAAAACATTCCCATGTTTCTGTGACTCTCCATCTGGAAGTAGAGGACTGCGATCATGTGCTGGCGCGGGCTGTCGCCGCTGGAGCGGAGGTGATCTTTCCTCCACGGGATATGAGCTGGGGAGACCGCTATGCCCGCATTCGGGATCCCTTCGGGCATGAGTGGTCGTTTGCACACTCCGGGACACAACAGCAGCGATTTGCTGCCTGA
- a CDS encoding superoxide dismutase, with protein sequence MPHTLPALPYPFDALEPYIDARTMEIHSQRHHKAYVDNLNKALESAPDFAQLDIVTLLREIKKVPESIRQTVINNGGGHHNHSLFWEIMGPKCGGEPSGQIAEAIREAFNDFANFKQVVKTNGLTQFGSGWSWVVYNPASGKLEAIKRPNQDSPLMEGLIPVLGVDVWEHAYYLKYQNLRGDYIDAWWNVVNWKAVEDRYIAAKSGKAL encoded by the coding sequence ATGCCCCACACACTCCCTGCTTTGCCTTACCCCTTCGATGCCTTGGAACCTTACATCGATGCCCGCACGATGGAGATCCACTCTCAAAGGCACCACAAGGCTTATGTGGATAACCTGAACAAAGCTCTCGAAAGCGCACCGGATTTCGCCCAACTCGACATCGTGACTTTGCTACGCGAGATCAAGAAAGTTCCGGAATCCATTCGTCAGACGGTCATCAATAACGGCGGTGGGCATCACAACCACTCGCTATTCTGGGAGATTATGGGACCCAAATGTGGGGGCGAACCCAGCGGTCAAATCGCCGAGGCCATCCGCGAGGCATTCAACGACTTTGCCAACTTCAAACAAGTCGTGAAAACTAACGGTTTGACCCAATTCGGCAGCGGCTGGAGCTGGGTGGTCTATAACCCTGCCTCCGGCAAGCTGGAAGCCATCAAACGACCGAATCAAGACAGCCCTCTCATGGAAGGGTTGATTCCCGTTCTGGGCGTCGATGTCTGGGAACACGCCTACTATCTGAAGTACCAAAACCTGCGGGGGGACTACATCGATGCCTGGTGGAATGTCGTCAACTGGAAAGCCGTGGAAGATCGCTATATCGCCGCCAAATCAGGCAAAGCCCTCTAA
- a CDS encoding DUF1559 family PulG-like putative transporter has translation MRPLVAVSVGGLLIFLVASFVLTYTQRFRLDAARMQSQHNLRQLALAALEVQTERNDASLAASQAIPPATVVLAGIPAEDRLSWYALILARLDQQTSGAAQALALLDREAPWSAEANQQASTVRLRCALNPLAPLRDETFPAGGAAPAHYVAIAGIGREAALLTLPENAPPSPQAGAWRYDAPTPLSRVQKGLSNTLLLAETAHENGPWLRGGWATTRGIDPTEDAPPFLGTKGQFGGFFPHGGHFALCDGSVRFLSIHTTPEILLRLATIADQRAAPPE, from the coding sequence ATGCGTCCCCTCGTGGCGGTTAGTGTCGGAGGATTGCTCATCTTCCTGGTGGCATCCTTTGTGCTGACCTATACGCAGAGGTTCCGGTTGGATGCTGCACGCATGCAAAGCCAACATAACTTGAGACAGTTAGCCCTTGCGGCTCTGGAAGTGCAAACCGAGAGGAACGATGCATCATTAGCGGCTAGCCAAGCGATTCCACCAGCGACTGTAGTATTGGCGGGCATTCCTGCGGAGGATCGGCTCAGTTGGTATGCTCTGATTCTGGCTCGATTGGATCAACAGACGTCGGGAGCAGCTCAAGCTTTGGCATTACTCGATCGAGAAGCGCCATGGTCGGCAGAGGCCAATCAACAAGCCAGTACGGTCCGTTTGCGTTGTGCCCTAAATCCGCTCGCACCGCTCCGCGATGAAACCTTTCCTGCTGGTGGAGCGGCTCCTGCCCATTACGTCGCCATAGCGGGCATCGGACGCGAGGCTGCCCTCTTGACTTTGCCAGAAAATGCCCCTCCATCTCCCCAGGCGGGTGCCTGGCGCTATGATGCTCCCACACCCCTATCGCGTGTTCAAAAGGGGCTGAGCAACACACTTCTTTTGGCAGAGACAGCACATGAGAACGGCCCGTGGCTGCGGGGAGGTTGGGCGACGACTCGTGGTATAGATCCCACGGAAGATGCACCGCCATTTCTGGGAACAAAGGGGCAATTTGGTGGCTTTTTCCCGCACGGCGGCCATTTCGCCCTCTGTGACGGCTCCGTTCGATTCCTGAGTATTCACACGACGCCGGAAATTCTCCTGAGGTTGGCTACCATCGCGGATCAGCGCGCAGCACCGCCAGAGTGA
- a CDS encoding serine/threonine protein kinase, translating to MPPPTTVEEMLDRVRRSGIIPSERLEQFLTQQSQFPTTPSELLERLQAAGLITAFHAEKLAAGKYKGFILGSYLILEQIGSGGMGQVFLAEHVRMQRLVALKVLPPHAYDDNTARTRFFREARAAAQLDHPNIVRIYDLCEEGRLLFLVLEYVDGTSLQHIVARHGPLPVSLACDYIRQAAFGLLHATELGFVHRDIKPANLLLDRHGIIKILDFGLVRSLHDGDGGITRRLDNAVLGTADYVAPEQAIDSSTVDVRADLYSLGATFYFLLAGHPLFPEGKTAQKLLWQQMREPTPIHEIRPEVPRELSDILHRLLRKKPEERYQHPTELLEALAPFVPAEVPLPDPAWFPDRTGRVAARLSTNPGPASFAGSASQVLVAALRSNPPSFAGPPSSGIRPQPRPAAPTTSSLSFEETQPAAPRPQPSSVVAAPVHAPSPPPPTSPYVRLVILILSAALFLALVTIIILLLFR from the coding sequence ATGCCGCCGCCGACGACTGTGGAAGAGATGCTGGATCGCGTCCGCCGCAGCGGCATAATCCCGTCTGAGCGGCTGGAACAATTTCTGACCCAGCAGTCACAGTTTCCCACCACACCTTCGGAACTGCTGGAGCGTTTACAAGCCGCAGGGTTGATCACAGCCTTCCATGCTGAGAAGCTGGCTGCGGGGAAGTACAAAGGCTTCATCCTCGGCAGTTATCTCATTCTGGAGCAAATTGGCAGCGGGGGGATGGGTCAGGTTTTCCTGGCCGAGCATGTCCGCATGCAGCGTTTGGTGGCCTTGAAAGTTCTGCCGCCCCATGCCTATGACGACAACACAGCTCGCACCCGCTTCTTCCGCGAAGCTCGTGCAGCCGCCCAATTGGATCACCCCAACATTGTCCGCATCTATGACCTTTGCGAGGAAGGCCGCCTCCTATTCCTGGTTCTGGAATACGTGGATGGTACCAGTTTGCAACACATTGTAGCCCGCCATGGACCGCTCCCTGTCTCCTTGGCTTGCGACTACATCCGCCAAGCGGCCTTTGGGTTACTTCACGCCACGGAGCTGGGATTTGTCCATCGGGACATTAAACCTGCCAACCTACTGTTAGACCGGCACGGCATCATCAAAATCCTGGACTTTGGATTGGTGCGCTCTCTCCATGACGGAGATGGAGGGATTACCCGCCGCCTTGATAATGCGGTTTTGGGAACCGCGGACTACGTGGCACCGGAACAAGCGATCGATAGCTCGACGGTCGATGTGCGAGCAGACCTCTACTCGTTGGGGGCCACCTTTTACTTTTTATTGGCTGGCCACCCTTTGTTTCCCGAAGGCAAGACGGCCCAGAAACTCCTTTGGCAACAGATGCGTGAGCCAACGCCAATCCACGAGATCCGGCCTGAAGTGCCACGAGAACTGTCAGACATCCTCCACCGCCTGCTGCGGAAAAAACCTGAGGAGCGTTATCAACACCCCACGGAACTTTTAGAGGCTCTAGCTCCCTTTGTACCTGCGGAAGTGCCGTTACCAGACCCAGCTTGGTTTCCCGATCGTACAGGACGAGTGGCAGCTCGTCTCTCGACTAATCCGGGTCCGGCTAGCTTCGCTGGTTCCGCTTCCCAAGTTCTCGTGGCGGCCTTACGGAGTAATCCCCCCTCTTTTGCCGGACCCCCGAGCAGTGGCATTCGGCCTCAACCCCGTCCTGCGGCCCCAACGACTTCTTCCTTGAGTTTCGAGGAAACCCAGCCTGCTGCGCCTCGTCCTCAACCCTCATCTGTCGTAGCTGCTCCTGTACATGCCCCTTCCCCACCCCCTCCTACGTCACCTTACGTACGCCTCGTCATTCTTATTCTCTCGGCGGCTCTCTTTCTGGCGCTCGTTACTATCATCATCCTGCTGCTGTTCCGTTAG
- the csrA gene encoding carbon storage regulator CsrA, translating to MLVLSRKKNESVIINNDIIITVIEIRGDKVRLGIVAPKDVPVHREEVYEAIHGPGSVPSIVTKHEEPPR from the coding sequence ATGCTCGTACTGTCCAGAAAAAAGAATGAATCGGTGATCATCAACAATGACATTATCATCACGGTGATCGAGATCCGGGGTGATAAGGTGCGGCTGGGAATTGTTGCGCCTAAGGATGTACCGGTGCATCGGGAAGAAGTCTATGAGGCGATCCACGGTCCCGGTAGCGTACCATCTATTGTAACAAAACACGAAGAGCCGCCCCGCTAA
- the yaeI gene encoding phosphodiesterase YaeI yields the protein MPEIHTPLSRWSGRLARAVGRTWARLHYAYCVEPTWLEINYHRLALPHWPATLDGLRVAHLTDFHCGKHLPLSYLEETLARTVAEQPDLIALTGDYIHKGYRYVSTVARLLGQLQAPLGVFAVLGNHDFAVRNALGWRRYPRLHQAVTEALTHAGIQVLRNQAVTVQYRGARFLVAGLDDLWSGTVDPHATFAQACPATPRLVLAHNPRTVELLHPHRCDLILAGHTHGGQINWPGLGRFMLPRQARRYAAGLFQLPHGHLYVNKGIGYGWRFRFNSRPEIAIFSLHAPASPVPSCPLD from the coding sequence GTGCCTGAGATACACACCCCCCTGTCGCGTTGGTCAGGTCGCTTGGCACGAGCGGTGGGCCGAACCTGGGCACGGCTGCACTATGCCTATTGTGTGGAACCGACCTGGCTGGAAATCAACTATCACCGGCTGGCTCTTCCCCATTGGCCGGCGACCTTGGATGGGTTGCGGGTGGCTCATCTGACCGACTTTCACTGTGGTAAACATCTTCCTCTAAGCTACCTGGAGGAAACCCTGGCCCGCACCGTGGCAGAACAACCGGACCTGATTGCTCTTACGGGGGATTACATCCACAAGGGGTATCGATACGTATCCACAGTCGCTCGCTTGCTTGGCCAATTACAAGCGCCACTCGGGGTATTTGCTGTCCTCGGCAATCATGATTTTGCAGTGCGCAATGCCTTGGGGTGGCGCCGTTATCCTCGCTTGCACCAAGCGGTAACTGAGGCTTTGACCCACGCCGGGATTCAGGTGTTGCGGAACCAGGCTGTGACGGTGCAGTATCGAGGTGCGCGATTCCTAGTCGCCGGTTTGGATGATTTATGGAGCGGTACGGTGGATCCGCATGCGACCTTTGCCCAAGCATGTCCTGCCACACCGCGTCTGGTCTTGGCTCATAATCCACGGACTGTGGAACTCCTCCACCCGCACCGCTGCGATCTGATCCTAGCTGGACACACCCACGGCGGGCAAATCAACTGGCCGGGGTTGGGGCGGTTTATGCTTCCGCGTCAAGCTCGCCGCTATGCGGCCGGATTGTTTCAACTTCCCCACGGCCATCTTTATGTCAACAAAGGTATCGGCTACGGTTGGCGCTTCCGTTTCAACTCACGCCCAGAGATTGCCATCTTTTCCTTGCATGCACCAGCTTCCCCTGTTCCTTCCTGTCCTCTAGATTAG
- a CDS encoding SDR family oxidoreductase: MDGIILVTGGAGFIGSHLVEALIHRGYAVRILDDLSTGHLDNLRHLPSRPELIQASVTDPDALDQALRNVRIVFHLAALASVARSIEHPAATHHACATGTLLLLDHARRHRVQRIVYAASSSAYGGLQGADQTQSESLPVQPKSPYAAAKLAGELYLQAFAHSFGLQAVALRFFNIFGPRQRADSPYSGVIPLFIAAMLQHQPPTIYGDGTQSRDFTYVENAVQALLRAAFTPSLPAPTYNVGTGRSISILQLVDALNRILGTHLLPRFAPPRPGDVRYSCADIRRIQKDLGYQPTVSFEEGLERTVHWFRSSA; encoded by the coding sequence ATGGACGGCATCATCCTGGTTACGGGCGGCGCGGGTTTCATCGGTTCGCATCTGGTGGAAGCTCTCATTCACCGCGGCTACGCCGTCCGCATTCTCGACGATCTGAGCACGGGTCATCTTGATAACCTGCGGCACTTACCCTCCCGCCCGGAACTGATTCAGGCATCTGTTACAGACCCTGATGCCTTGGACCAAGCTTTACGCAATGTCCGCATTGTATTCCACCTTGCCGCGTTGGCTTCTGTGGCCCGCAGTATAGAACATCCCGCTGCCACCCATCATGCTTGTGCTACCGGTACGCTTTTGCTCCTGGATCATGCCCGGCGGCACCGCGTCCAGCGTATCGTCTATGCTGCCAGTTCCAGTGCGTATGGTGGATTGCAGGGAGCGGACCAAACCCAAAGTGAGTCCCTACCTGTTCAGCCCAAATCCCCCTACGCGGCTGCCAAGCTCGCCGGGGAACTGTATCTCCAGGCCTTTGCCCACTCCTTTGGACTGCAAGCGGTCGCTCTACGCTTTTTCAACATCTTCGGGCCGCGGCAGCGCGCCGATAGTCCTTACTCCGGCGTCATCCCGCTTTTTATCGCCGCTATGTTACAACACCAGCCTCCTACCATTTACGGGGATGGCACTCAATCACGAGACTTTACGTATGTGGAGAATGCGGTCCAGGCCCTCCTGCGTGCTGCGTTCACCCCATCCCTGCCCGCTCCCACCTACAACGTCGGCACAGGGCGTTCCATCTCGATCCTTCAGCTCGTAGATGCTCTCAATCGCATACTTGGCACCCATCTTCTGCCACGCTTTGCTCCGCCCCGACCCGGCGATGTCCGCTATTCCTGTGCCGACATCCGACGAATCCAGAAGGACCTCGGCTATCAACCGACCGTCTCATTTGAGGAAGGTCTGGAACGCACTGTCCACTGGTTCCGTTCCTCCGCCTGA